Proteins encoded together in one Hevea brasiliensis isolate MT/VB/25A 57/8 chromosome 16, ASM3005281v1, whole genome shotgun sequence window:
- the LOC110671996 gene encoding carboxyvinyl-carboxyphosphonate phosphorylmutase, chloroplastic has translation MSLMVATGVAALSYWSPFTFRSSSDSRHIKSSYPTVKMQTRIHRLIEDQGIVLMPGCYDSLSAAIVQKTGFSAGFISGYALSASLLGKPDFGLLTPPEMAATARIVCAAVPLMPIIADADTGGGNALNVQRTIRDLIAAGAAGCFLEDQAWPKKCGHMRGKQVIAAEEHATKIASARDAIGDSDFFLVARTDARATSAKNGLSDAISRANLYMEAGADACFVEAPRDDDELKEIGRRTKGYRVCNMIEGGVTPLHTPEELKEMGFHLIVHPLTSLYASARALVDVLKTLKENGTTRDHLHKMATFEEFNQLVNLESWFELEARYSNFKNGITVKR, from the exons atgtCGTTGATGGTTGCAACCGGAGTTGCTGCACTGAGCTACTGGAGCCCTTTCACATTCCGGTCAAGCTCAGACAGCCGGCACATCAAGTCATCGTATCCAACGGTGAAAATGCAGACGCGCATACACCGTCTAATTGAAGATCAAGGGATAGTGCTGATGCCAGGTTGCTACGACTCTCTCTCCGCCGCCATTGTTCAAAAAACCGGTTTCAGCGCCGGTTTCATCTCTGGCTACGCTCTCTCCGCATCGCTTCTCGGAAAACCCGACTTTGGTTTACTCAC GCCGCCAGAAATGGCGGCGACTGCCCGGATAGTGTGTGCTGCGGTTCCGCTCATGCCCATAATTGCGGATGCTG ATACTGGCGGTGGCAATGCTCTCAATGTTCAGAGGACCATCAGGGACTTGATTGCAGCTGGTGCTGCTGGATGCTTTCTGGAG GATCAAGCGTGGCCAAAGAAATGCG GGCACATGCGTGGCAAACAG GTTATAGCTGCAGAGGAGCATGCCACAAAAATAGCTTCTGCTAGGGATGCTATTGGGGATTCTGACTTCTTCCTTGTGGCTAGGACTGATGCTCGTGCGACATCTGCAAAAAATGGTCTCTCCGATGCCATTTCAAGGGCTAATCTATACATGGAG GCAGGAGCTGATGCTTGCTTTGTGGAAGCGCCAAGGGATGATGATGAGCTTAAGGAGATTGGACGCAGGACAAAGgggtatagagtttgtaatatgATTGAAGGTGGGGTCACACCGTTGCACACACCAGAAGAGCTGAAGGAAATGGGATTTCATTTGATTGTTCATCCACTTACTTCCCTGTATGCCTCAGCCCGTGCACTGGTTGATGTCCTCAAAACTCTGAAGGAGAATGGAACTACTAGAGATCACCTCCATAAAATGGCTACTTTTGAGGAATTTAATCAACTGGTTAATTTGGAGTCTTGGTTTGAGCTTGAAGCACGATATTCAAATTTCAAGAATGGAATTACAGTGAAAAGATGA